Proteins from one Bartonella sp. HY328 genomic window:
- a CDS encoding DUF930 domain-containing protein, with product MHIKRQIIAKKPKACGLFANARALKTYFSIKWQLSFFALAILSISGGFAHALTASEAMQLNKLDPQTRIEQRCDIEAMNRLGKEKTWRPDKVLAYAFSDPIMSKHTVKAKGAAFRSGGKWYRLSYICKTQDDFLTIKSFEFKTGDPVPRQDWDKHYLVP from the coding sequence ATGCACATTAAAAGACAGATAATAGCAAAAAAGCCCAAAGCATGCGGTCTATTTGCAAATGCTCGCGCTTTAAAAACCTATTTTTCTATAAAATGGCAGCTATCTTTTTTTGCTTTAGCAATATTGAGTATTTCAGGCGGCTTTGCTCATGCGTTGACGGCTTCTGAAGCAATGCAGCTCAATAAGCTAGACCCACAAACCCGCATTGAACAGCGTTGTGATATTGAAGCAATGAACCGACTTGGCAAAGAAAAAACTTGGCGACCTGATAAGGTGTTGGCCTATGCTTTTTCTGACCCTATTATGAGTAAGCATACGGTAAAAGCCAAAGGCGCCGCTTTCCGCTCAGGCGGTAAGTGGTATCGCCTGTCATATATTTGTAAGACACAAGATGATTTTTTAACTATAAAATCTTTTGAGTTTAAAACGGGCGATCCTGTACCGCGCCAAGATTGGGATAAACATTATCTTGTTCCTTAA